A single window of Anaerocolumna chitinilytica DNA harbors:
- a CDS encoding class I SAM-dependent methyltransferase has product MKDSRNLYSLECIERFRKGNKQVLKEEKWLMYLSVTSQENINMERLHSMEEKKSSYLLDYVERTLRVLEQKGMKENIPSDIISLVEETLIWSEVAKGGTDYQRKKWLESGINLYVHNIGSADIYQKNVITSNERKHIVTVLISTHGLIGQYIRGEVSLSGNVALTELIREGTLTKEKLAATLELLNYCIVSGVDANLWEKIQPELKSVISYIVNNDLLKDYDLRERLRRLRKSSIEHGEDFEALYEKLVIKNNIKEKLEELLYQKELWFVESALYDFSFEEFIKIFLIIGNQIAETEAVRHISFEPLMKDIYYQHEGRKRINIYKKRIIESYLSAMSFEDILGGTFGTSLHVSQHISLFGEPRSTLFFHFAYSPAGEKLIDFCVEAEKADVLYESAIVLLFDLFQLRKDKYDRFYEEETYLKTMNQSIDYKKIILDYIKGEKVIDIGPGGGALMDLIEENAPEKRVTGIDIAQNVLDNLKRKKQIENKQWEVMYGDALNLSSYLPENSIDTIIFCSILHELFSYIEFEGSKFNYNTLAAAFQSAFDVLKPGGRIIIRDGIMTEEKEEKRIIRFLSHDGMEFLKRYTSDFKGREIQYDMVGQNEVILPVNDAMEFLYTYTWGEKSYVHEVNEQFGYFTPEGFRRFISKVLGEKAEIIVLEHFLQEGYTLALSQKIEFFDERRKPVRLPDSTCLVVIEKKE; this is encoded by the coding sequence ATGAAAGACAGTAGAAATCTATACTCACTGGAATGTATTGAGCGATTTAGAAAAGGGAACAAACAGGTCTTAAAAGAAGAAAAATGGCTTATGTACCTGTCAGTAACATCACAGGAAAATATCAATATGGAACGGCTTCATTCCATGGAAGAGAAAAAAAGCAGTTATTTACTGGATTATGTGGAACGAACCCTTCGGGTTCTGGAGCAAAAGGGAATGAAAGAAAATATCCCATCAGATATCATCTCTCTGGTGGAAGAGACGCTAATATGGTCAGAGGTTGCCAAGGGCGGAACGGATTATCAAAGAAAAAAGTGGCTTGAGTCAGGAATCAACTTATATGTTCACAATATAGGCTCAGCGGATATATACCAAAAAAACGTAATTACCTCAAATGAGCGAAAGCATATTGTAACTGTGTTGATCAGTACTCACGGATTAATTGGGCAGTATATCAGAGGAGAAGTATCGCTGTCTGGAAACGTAGCGCTGACAGAACTTATCAGAGAAGGAACTTTAACCAAAGAAAAGCTTGCTGCTACTTTGGAACTTCTCAACTACTGCATTGTTTCAGGGGTTGATGCTAATTTGTGGGAGAAGATACAACCGGAGTTGAAATCGGTGATTTCATATATAGTAAATAATGACCTGCTAAAGGACTATGATTTAAGAGAAAGGTTAAGACGTCTTAGGAAGAGTTCCATTGAGCATGGGGAAGATTTTGAGGCATTATATGAAAAATTAGTTATAAAGAATAATATAAAAGAAAAACTGGAAGAACTTTTATACCAAAAAGAACTATGGTTTGTAGAAAGTGCTCTTTATGATTTTTCCTTTGAAGAATTCATAAAGATATTTTTGATAATCGGAAACCAGATTGCAGAAACAGAAGCAGTAAGACATATCAGTTTTGAACCTCTTATGAAAGATATTTATTACCAGCACGAAGGACGTAAACGAATTAATATTTATAAAAAGCGCATTATTGAGAGTTATCTTTCTGCTATGTCATTTGAAGATATTTTAGGAGGCACATTCGGAACCAGTCTTCATGTATCTCAGCATATTAGTTTATTTGGCGAACCCCGCAGTACGCTTTTCTTTCACTTCGCATATTCACCTGCCGGCGAAAAACTGATAGATTTTTGTGTGGAAGCAGAAAAAGCAGATGTACTATATGAAAGTGCGATTGTTCTACTGTTTGACCTGTTTCAGTTAAGGAAAGACAAATATGATAGATTCTATGAGGAAGAAACTTATCTAAAAACTATGAATCAGAGTATTGATTATAAAAAAATCATTCTGGATTACATAAAAGGGGAGAAAGTAATTGACATTGGCCCCGGCGGTGGTGCTCTTATGGATCTTATTGAAGAAAATGCACCGGAGAAGAGGGTTACCGGTATTGATATTGCACAGAATGTTTTGGATAATCTGAAGCGAAAGAAACAGATAGAGAATAAACAATGGGAAGTTATGTATGGAGATGCCTTAAACTTAAGCTCTTATCTGCCGGAAAACAGTATTGACACCATTATCTTTTGTTCCATTTTGCATGAACTCTTTTCCTATATCGAATTCGAAGGCAGTAAATTTAATTATAATACCTTGGCAGCAGCTTTCCAAAGTGCCTTTGATGTATTAAAACCCGGCGGGAGAATCATAATCCGGGATGGTATTATGACAGAAGAGAAGGAAGAAAAACGAATTATTCGGTTCTTATCCCATGATGGGATGGAGTTCCTGAAAAGATATACCTCGGACTTTAAGGGACGGGAAATCCAATATGATATGGTTGGACAGAATGAAGTAATACTTCCGGTAAATGATGCCATGGAATTCTTATATACCTATACCTGGGGAGAGAAGTCCTATGTACATGAAGTGAATGAACAGTTCGGGTATTTTACGCCGGAAGGATTTCGCCGATTTATCAGTAAGGTTCTGGGGGAGAAAGCTGAAATTATTGTATTGGAGCATTTTCTCCAGGAAGGGTATACCTTAGCTTTATCCCAAAAAATTGAATTTTTTGATGAAAGAAGAAAGCCTGTAAGGCTTCCGGACAGTACTTGTCTGGTGGTTATAGAAAAGAAAGAATAA
- a CDS encoding NUDIX hydrolase: MEKENRIQFDIKDKNGLTEAEFLKGYNPAKYDRPSVTVDMLIFTVREREEQNYRKLTEKKLSILLIKRGEHPYLGKWALPGGFVKMEEDLEEAARRELAEETGLTGIYMEQLYTWGDTGRDPRTRVISTSYMALTDSRYLSPRGMDDASDAAWFDVKLKQIDEERRDTENGTILVQKLKLSLTSNKENLTAEFEISNNLMRGMSITERRITKSEGIAFDHGKIIAYALERLRSKIMYTDIVFHLMPELFTLTELQQVYETILDKELLKANFRRKITAMVEETEQYRTDAGHRPSKLYRVHSENNIVN; the protein is encoded by the coding sequence ATGGAAAAGGAGAACCGGATACAATTCGATATAAAAGATAAGAATGGGTTGACGGAAGCTGAATTTTTAAAGGGCTATAACCCGGCAAAGTATGACAGACCGTCTGTTACGGTTGATATGTTAATCTTTACAGTAAGAGAGAGGGAAGAACAAAATTACAGAAAGCTCACAGAGAAAAAATTAAGTATTCTCCTGATTAAGAGAGGCGAGCATCCTTACTTAGGAAAATGGGCGCTTCCAGGCGGTTTTGTTAAGATGGAGGAAGATCTTGAGGAAGCAGCCAGGCGTGAATTAGCCGAAGAGACCGGTTTAACAGGTATCTATATGGAACAGCTATACACCTGGGGGGACACCGGGAGAGATCCAAGAACTAGGGTTATAAGTACATCTTATATGGCTTTAACAGATAGCCGTTACCTGTCACCCAGAGGAATGGATGATGCTTCGGATGCAGCATGGTTTGATGTGAAATTGAAGCAGATAGATGAGGAAAGAAGAGATACAGAGAATGGTACAATACTGGTGCAAAAGTTGAAATTATCTCTTACCAGTAATAAGGAAAACCTAACGGCTGAGTTCGAGATATCAAATAACTTAATGCGGGGAATGAGTATAACAGAGCGAAGGATTACCAAGTCAGAGGGTATTGCCTTTGACCATGGTAAGATAATCGCCTATGCACTGGAAAGACTTCGCAGTAAGATTATGTATACGGATATTGTTTTTCACCTTATGCCGGAACTATTTACTCTTACGGAGCTGCAGCAGGTCTATGAAACTATCCTTGATAAGGAACTTTTAAAAGCCAATTTCAGAAGAAAGATTACTGCTATGGTAGAAGAAACAGAGCAATACAGGACAGATGCCGGCCACAGGCCGTCAAAGTTATATCGAGTCCATTCTGAAAACAATATAGTTAATTAG
- a CDS encoding superoxide dismutase has product MKFVKLNFEYSDDVTVINQEQFDVHMRLYEGYINKMNEIDALLKDNTGVKEANATYSEFRGIKRGETYALNGVILHELYFENIGSTNNTPSTMITQMLSRDYGSFDNWKDQFVATAKASRGWAILCYDPRSDSFRNDSLDTHDDGYMAMSIPLLVLDMYEHAYFLQYADNKAEYIDRFMDNIDWQVVGERMSMLQ; this is encoded by the coding sequence ATGAAATTCGTAAAGTTAAACTTTGAATATTCGGATGATGTTACAGTAATTAACCAGGAACAATTTGACGTACATATGCGGCTATATGAAGGATACATTAACAAGATGAACGAGATCGATGCTCTTTTAAAAGATAACACAGGTGTAAAAGAGGCCAATGCGACATATAGTGAATTCAGAGGTATTAAACGAGGAGAGACATATGCCCTAAACGGTGTAATTCTTCATGAATTATATTTTGAAAATATAGGGTCTACGAATAATACACCAAGCACGATGATAACCCAGATGCTATCCAGAGACTACGGAAGTTTTGATAACTGGAAAGATCAATTTGTTGCTACAGCCAAAGCCAGCAGAGGCTGGGCAATCCTTTGCTATGATCCTAGGTCTGATTCCTTCCGCAATGACAGTCTGGATACTCATGACGATGGGTATATGGCAATGTCAATACCGCTTCTGGTTCTGGATATGTACGAACACGCTTATTTCTTGCAATATGCTGATAATAAAGCAGAATATATCGATCGGTTTATGGATAATATCGACTGGCAGGTAGTTGGAGAGAGAATGTCAATGTTACAGTAA
- a CDS encoding formate--tetrahydrofolate ligase, with protein MLTDIEIARKASMKHIREVAKLLDISDDDLDYYGKYKAKLSDELWDKVKDKKDGKLILVTAINPTPAGEGKTTTTVGLGQALALREKKAVIALREPSLGPCFGVKGGASGGGYSQVVPMEDLNLHFTGDFHAITSANNLLAAMLDNHIHQGNQLNIDTNQIVWKRCLDMNDRALRNIVIGLGKKIDGVVREDHFIITVASEIMAILCLADDMEDLKARLSRIIVAYSYDGKPVTAQDLKAVGSMAALLKDAIKPNLIQTLENTPAIVHGGPFANIAHGCNSVRATKTALKLADIVVTEAGFGADLGAEKFFDIKCVSAGLKPDGVVLVATVRALKYNGGMPKKELGQADLSALKKGIVNLEKHIENLQKFQVPVVVTLNRFSSDTEEELQFVKEFCEERGCEFAISEVWEKGGEGGLALADKVIEMLDTKRSNFAPLYPLSLSLKEKIETVAKDIYGAVSVTYDSQAEKTLRKIEEMGYGQVPVCMAKNQYSLSDDPAKLGRPEGFNINIREVYLSAGAGFVVAITGTVVTMPGLPLVPAAEQIDVNEDGNIIGLF; from the coding sequence ATGTTAACGGATATAGAGATTGCAAGAAAAGCATCAATGAAACATATCAGAGAGGTTGCTAAACTGCTTGATATTTCGGATGATGATTTGGATTATTATGGTAAATACAAAGCAAAGCTTTCAGATGAATTGTGGGATAAGGTAAAGGATAAGAAAGACGGTAAGTTAATATTAGTAACAGCAATTAATCCCACACCGGCAGGAGAAGGAAAAACAACGACCACCGTTGGTCTTGGACAAGCACTGGCTTTAAGAGAGAAAAAAGCTGTTATTGCCTTAAGAGAGCCTTCCCTTGGGCCTTGTTTTGGTGTGAAGGGCGGTGCATCTGGCGGCGGATATTCACAGGTAGTTCCTATGGAGGATTTAAACCTTCATTTTACCGGAGATTTTCATGCGATTACTTCCGCAAATAATCTTTTGGCAGCAATGCTCGATAATCATATTCATCAGGGAAATCAGCTGAATATTGATACGAACCAGATTGTGTGGAAGAGATGCCTTGATATGAATGACCGTGCACTGCGTAATATTGTCATTGGTCTTGGCAAAAAAATAGACGGAGTGGTAAGAGAAGATCATTTTATCATAACCGTTGCTTCAGAAATTATGGCAATTCTCTGTCTTGCAGATGATATGGAAGACTTAAAAGCAAGACTGTCCAGAATAATAGTAGCTTATTCTTATGATGGAAAACCAGTTACAGCACAAGATCTAAAGGCAGTAGGCTCTATGGCAGCCCTTTTAAAAGATGCTATAAAACCGAATCTGATTCAGACTCTTGAGAATACTCCTGCTATTGTACATGGTGGTCCTTTTGCAAATATTGCCCATGGCTGTAACAGTGTAAGAGCAACGAAAACAGCCTTGAAGCTGGCGGATATTGTAGTTACGGAAGCCGGCTTTGGAGCTGACCTCGGAGCTGAGAAATTCTTTGATATCAAGTGTGTCAGCGCAGGTTTAAAACCTGATGGAGTTGTTCTGGTAGCAACTGTGCGGGCCTTAAAATATAACGGTGGTATGCCAAAGAAGGAACTTGGACAAGCTGATCTATCAGCACTTAAGAAGGGAATCGTTAATCTGGAAAAGCATATAGAGAATCTCCAGAAATTTCAGGTTCCGGTAGTCGTAACGCTGAACCGTTTTTCTTCGGATACCGAAGAAGAGCTTCAGTTTGTAAAGGAGTTCTGTGAAGAAAGAGGCTGTGAGTTTGCCATTTCCGAGGTTTGGGAGAAGGGTGGCGAAGGCGGTCTTGCCTTAGCGGATAAAGTAATTGAAATGCTTGATACAAAGAGAAGTAACTTTGCTCCCCTTTATCCCCTTTCACTCTCCTTAAAAGAGAAAATTGAGACAGTGGCAAAGGATATTTATGGAGCTGTTTCTGTTACTTATGATTCACAGGCTGAGAAGACACTGAGGAAAATAGAAGAGATGGGCTATGGCCAGGTTCCGGTTTGCATGGCTAAAAATCAGTATTCTCTTTCTGATGACCCTGCAAAGCTTGGAAGACCTGAAGGGTTTAATATCAATATCAGAGAAGTTTATTTATCGGCAGGTGCAGGTTTTGTAGTTGCAATAACAGGTACCGTTGTTACCATGCCTGGACTTCCTTTGGTACCGGCTGCTGAGCAGATAGATGTAAATGAAGATGGTAATATTATAGGATTATTTTAA
- a CDS encoding HAD family hydrolase — translation MNDTILFDLDGTLLNTLEDIADGVNHALRKMNYPERTLDEVRQFVGNGVAMLIKRAVPEGTSEELINTCLQFNKEYYSTHVNEKTRPYEGIMTLLKELKDKGYKVGVVSNKYDSAVKDLCHLYFSDYVTVAVGNRTGVPTKPAPDCVYSAVQELGSDLGNTVFVGDSDVDVHTAHNAGLPCIGVAWGFRGRAFLESAGADMVIDNPTELLPVLASDDIIKKH, via the coding sequence ATGAATGACACAATATTATTTGATCTGGACGGAACGCTGCTTAATACCTTAGAGGATATTGCAGACGGTGTAAATCATGCTTTACGAAAAATGAATTATCCGGAGAGAACCCTTGATGAGGTCAGGCAGTTTGTCGGTAATGGAGTTGCTATGCTGATAAAGCGTGCGGTACCGGAGGGCACCTCCGAAGAACTGATAAACACCTGCCTTCAGTTTAATAAAGAATATTATTCCACACACGTAAACGAAAAGACTAGACCCTATGAGGGTATCATGACATTACTAAAAGAACTTAAGGATAAAGGATATAAAGTAGGTGTCGTTTCCAATAAATATGACAGTGCTGTTAAGGATTTATGTCACCTTTATTTTTCTGATTATGTAACTGTGGCTGTAGGTAACCGGACAGGAGTTCCTACAAAACCTGCACCGGATTGCGTATATTCAGCAGTTCAGGAACTAGGTTCCGATCTCGGTAATACTGTCTTTGTAGGTGATTCCGATGTGGATGTGCATACCGCACACAATGCAGGCTTACCCTGTATCGGTGTTGCCTGGGGATTTCGCGGCAGAGCCTTTTTAGAAAGTGCAGGTGCTGATATGGTAATTGATAATCCCACGGAACTTCTTCCTGTATTAGCATCTGATGATATCATTAAAAAGCACTAA
- the aspS gene encoding aspartate--tRNA(Asn) ligase has translation MNNIVGKTIEVIEEKELREKLGSIAEFTGAVYKIRKMSGFSFVIIRTARNLIQCVLDTSKCSYEELCENACVRIKGMVRKEERARAGFEIDILEVEILSQPAAESPVVINNKEVKASLETKLDYRPVTLRNHKERAVFKIQEGFINGAREFLRNQKFTEIHTPKIVFAGVEGGANMFSLEYFGKEAYLAQSPQAFKQMMVGVYDRVFEVGAVYRAEKHDTARHLNEYMGLDLEMGYINSFYDIMETETAMLQYSMAYLKDNYKEELELLSVSLPVVEEIPAISFQEAKEWIQKEFNREIADFYDFEPEEERLLCQLVKEKTGSEFIFVTHYPTAKRPFYAMEEENNKEVTKSFDLLFRGIEVTTGGQRIHDYHAQVEKMVARGMNPEAFESYLMLHKYGIAPHGGLGMGVERFTMSLLGKNNVREAALFPRDMNRLVP, from the coding sequence ATGAATAATATTGTTGGTAAAACGATAGAAGTAATAGAAGAAAAAGAATTAAGAGAAAAATTAGGCAGTATTGCGGAATTTACCGGAGCGGTTTATAAGATAAGAAAAATGAGCGGTTTTTCATTTGTAATAATCAGAACGGCAAGAAATCTTATTCAATGTGTTTTGGATACCAGTAAATGTTCTTATGAAGAACTTTGTGAAAATGCCTGTGTACGAATTAAGGGAATGGTACGAAAAGAAGAAAGGGCTCGTGCAGGCTTTGAGATTGATATACTTGAGGTAGAGATTCTCTCCCAGCCGGCAGCTGAATCGCCGGTAGTTATCAATAACAAAGAGGTAAAAGCATCACTTGAAACAAAACTGGATTACCGTCCTGTTACTCTTAGAAATCATAAAGAAAGAGCGGTATTTAAAATACAGGAAGGATTTATAAATGGAGCAAGAGAATTTCTAAGGAATCAGAAATTCACAGAGATACACACACCAAAGATTGTATTTGCAGGAGTGGAAGGAGGTGCGAACATGTTCAGCCTTGAGTATTTCGGAAAAGAAGCCTATCTTGCCCAAAGTCCTCAAGCCTTTAAACAAATGATGGTAGGTGTTTATGACAGAGTATTTGAAGTCGGTGCTGTTTACCGAGCGGAAAAGCATGATACAGCAAGGCACCTCAATGAATATATGGGATTGGATCTGGAAATGGGCTATATCAACAGTTTCTATGACATTATGGAGACAGAAACTGCAATGCTTCAGTATTCAATGGCGTATCTTAAGGATAATTACAAAGAGGAACTGGAACTGCTTTCGGTATCACTTCCTGTTGTAGAAGAAATTCCTGCCATATCCTTTCAAGAAGCAAAAGAATGGATACAAAAGGAGTTTAACAGAGAAATAGCAGACTTCTATGATTTTGAGCCGGAAGAAGAACGACTGCTATGCCAGTTAGTAAAAGAGAAAACCGGCAGTGAATTTATCTTTGTTACTCATTATCCAACGGCTAAGAGACCTTTCTATGCTATGGAAGAGGAAAATAATAAGGAAGTAACCAAAAGCTTTGACTTGTTGTTTCGAGGAATAGAGGTTACTACAGGGGGACAGCGTATTCATGATTATCATGCACAGGTCGAAAAGATGGTGGCAAGAGGCATGAACCCTGAGGCATTTGAAAGTTATTTAATGCTTCATAAGTATGGGATTGCTCCCCATGGAGGACTAGGAATGGGAGTGGAGAGATTCACTATGAGCCTGTTGGGTAAGAATAATGTCAGGGAAGCAGCGCTGTTTCCCAGAGATATGAATCGGTTAGTGCCCTAA
- a CDS encoding ATP-grasp domain-containing protein, which yields MNYKKGLILVNAFSKLKSAMHQPVRLKDELKVLGIECDIKPCSIETAMIISGSSTSFLKDYDFIIYLDKDKYTSALLEKTGKRLFNSHEAILTCDDKMMTHIALSDKGIKMPDTIPGLLCYNKDASLQEVMKRIEMIEQRLGYPCIIKECYGSLGSGVFRAENRDELLLNMEKVKCKEHLFQKMINSSEGKDARVIVIGGKVACSMKRISDTDFRSNIELGGRAEVFDLPPSFKEISEKVADILKLDYCGIDLLFGESGEPVVCEVNSNAFFGGMESVTGFNVAGAYARHIKEIIYETKVC from the coding sequence ATGAATTATAAAAAAGGACTGATTTTAGTAAATGCATTTTCTAAACTAAAGTCTGCCATGCATCAACCGGTTCGTTTAAAGGATGAATTAAAAGTGCTGGGTATAGAGTGTGATATAAAACCCTGCAGCATTGAAACAGCAATGATAATCTCCGGCAGCAGTACTTCCTTTCTTAAGGATTATGATTTTATAATATATTTGGATAAGGATAAATATACTTCAGCACTTCTTGAAAAAACAGGTAAGCGGCTGTTTAACTCACATGAAGCGATTCTTACCTGTGATGATAAGATGATGACACATATAGCACTATCAGATAAAGGGATTAAAATGCCCGATACTATTCCGGGATTACTTTGCTATAATAAAGATGCGTCTTTACAGGAGGTAATGAAGAGAATTGAAATGATTGAGCAAAGACTTGGTTATCCGTGTATTATAAAGGAATGCTATGGTTCGCTTGGATCAGGAGTGTTCAGAGCAGAAAACCGGGATGAATTATTATTAAACATGGAAAAAGTAAAATGTAAAGAGCATTTGTTTCAAAAAATGATAAACTCCAGTGAGGGAAAAGATGCAAGAGTAATTGTTATCGGTGGCAAAGTAGCTTGCAGTATGAAGCGGATATCAGATACGGATTTTCGGTCCAATATAGAATTGGGAGGAAGGGCGGAAGTGTTTGACTTACCACCGTCTTTTAAAGAAATTTCTGAGAAAGTAGCAGACATCTTGAAACTGGATTATTGCGGCATTGATCTGTTATTTGGAGAATCTGGGGAACCGGTTGTATGTGAGGTGAATTCCAATGCCTTTTTTGGGGGGATGGAAAGTGTTACCGGTTTTAATGTTGCAGGAGCTTATGCGAGACACATAAAGGAAATTATTTATGAAACAAAAGTTTGTTAG